The segment ATTTTCTATggcaaaacataaattttctaaaaaaaatgttttttttaggaatattCGGAGGAAAGTAATTCCGAGCCGGATGTCGACCTGGAGAATCAATATTACAACAGCAAGGCGCTCAAAGAAGACGACCCCAAAGCAGCTCTAATTTCCTTCCAAAAAGTCCTGGACCTggaaaacaacgaaaaaggcGAATGGGGCTTCAAGGCACTCAAACAAATGATCAAAATCAACTTCAAATTGCTGAACTACAAGGAAATGATGATCCGGTACAAGCAATTGTTGACTTATATCAAGTCAGCGGTCACGCGAAATCACTCGGAAAAGTCCATAAACTCCATTTTGGACTACATCAGCACGTCGAAGAACATGGAGTTGCTTCAGGATTTCTACGAAACGACCTTGGATGCCCTCAAAGATGCCAAAAATGATCGTTTGTGGTTCAAAACGAACACAAAACTCGGCAAATTGTACTACGATCGCAACGAATTCGGCAAATTGCAGAAAATTCTGAAGCAATTGCACCAAAGTTGTCAAACGGACGACGGCGAGGACGACTTGAAGAAGGGTACGCAGCTCCTGGAGATCTACGCCCTCGAAATTCAGATGTACACGCaacagaaaaacaacaaaaaattaaaagcgttGTACGAACAGTCGCTTCACATCAAATCTGCGATCCCGCATCCCCTAATTATGGGCGTCATTCGCGAATGCGGCGGCAAAATGCATTTGCGCGAAGGCGAATTCGAGAAAGCGCACACGGATTTCTTCGAGGCATTCAAAAATTACGACGAAAGTGGCTCCCCGCGTCGTACCACATGCTTGAAATATCTCGTTTTGGCCAATATGCTCATGAAAAGTGGCATCAACCCCTTTGATTCGCAAGAGGCAAAGCCCTACAAAAACGATCCCGAAATCCTGGCAATGACAAATCTCGTGGTTTCCTACCAAAATAACGACATTATCGAATTTGAGTCGATTTTGCGCAATAATCGCAATAATATCATGGCAGACACTTTTATCCGCGAACATATTGAGGatcttctcaaaaatattcgaacacaagttttgatcaaattaattCGACCGTATACGCGGATTGCGATTCCTTTTATTTCGAACGAGTTGAATATCGAGCCGGCAGAAGTGGAAAGTTTGTTGGTTTCGTGCATCTTGGATAACACGATTCAAGGCAGGATTGATCAGGTGGGGCAAGTTTTGGAAATTGAGAAGGAAACGAGATGCGCGGCGATGCACGATGCCATTGATAAGTGGTCGAATCAACTTAATTCCGTGCAACTGGCGATCGTTAATAAAATGGGATAGAAAGTGATAAATTGAACGTAGAGTTGGATGTTGCAGTAACTTACATACATGATAAAatgttttccaaaaaaaatactaaaaagcTGAGAAATTGATGATTAATAAAGCtacttgttaaaataaatttagaaaagattttttttgcattttttttcttaaaacaaaggaaattaaaggtaaattttaatgaaatttgattaaagaataattatttgattaaaattctttattattactatttttttaaatttattaatttttttgatttaaatttagaatttttaattaaatctggaatttaaataaaaaattgttctgaaattatttgagaaaggcttaaaaatgattttaagatttaatttttattacaaaaaaaaaatttaaaataaaaaaaaattcattctcaaaaatatttgcaaacaaaaaaaaaatttcaaattttttgacgggttttttatgaaatttttttgtttaaatttactcTGAGATTGATTTTAAAGTACCAAATCTTAAGGTAAATATGGTATAAAACAACTAAATTATTCTTAAaggccaaaaattgtttaatttttttcattttgtatgaaaaagtatttcaaaacttttttttttattttgcccaccccattttgaaaaaaatattttaagacaaaaccatcggaaaaaattttgaacggcctaaatgtgaaatttaattaaaaaataattatttattaaaatttaattgaaattctttattatttttttgtttatttaattttttaaattttttgatttaaatttaatattttttattaaatttggatttttaataaaaaaattgttttgatttatttattatttatttatttattcatgaaaatactgagatttaatttttctctaaataaggcaaatataaaaattgaaataaaaatgaacaaaaatcaaataaaatctcctaaaataaaaatttttgaaaaaaaaattattttggtcacgtgactcaaaaaaaattttcttctacatTTCAATAGGAAATgtctttttaaagcaaatttcttctgttttttgaataattttatcataaataataatttttcatgatttttcaataaaaaaattagaaaaaatggataaattaaatttatttgccttattattaattaattattattattttttttttttgagaaatgatgatttttaaataaaaatatctaagatttaatttttagttacaaaaaaataaaaaaaaaattattttaaaaatccaaaattttgaaaaaaattaatacttaaattttattatttttctaataattttatttatttactttttgtttaaatttttaattaatttatggtcTCAACAGAGAAAAAACAAGTAAGTTTTCAGAAgatttttccaacattttttatttagagcaaaattttcttttattgaatttacgtcaaaattaaatttaatgaattaggaaaaaaaatctttcaaaaataatgtaaaatgaCAGcttaagtaataaaattgacagatgtcaaaaattttaatattttctttattttgaagcattttatATGGAGCCTTGATGCcacataattttaacaaaaaaatatcaaaaatatttttttaaaataaatttaaactgaaaaatatttaaattaaaagttttgacgtctgtcatttttttcttctgtcaaattttttttttaattgaaaaagctatcaaatttgtgaaaaatctgTTGAAGTtacgaattaaaaataaataattcaaaattttttaaaaaagtttagaaacagaaaaaaaataaaaaaaaattgacgtttttaaattgacagatGACAGTTGATGCATTTGTTGTCATTTTGtcttttcttatcattttgaGTGTCAAAGCGGGATTCAAGTGCAAGACctctgttttttttacttgtttatAAGCTACATGATATTATGCCCTTAGTATAAAAGCTTAtacttttgtatttaataGTCAGTGTCAAAATACAAGCCTTAATTGTTAGTTAGTTAATGTGCTGTAATtacaatgtcaaaatttttaattaaatttttacacttttttaataacaatgtGACTTGagcctttttaaattttaattataaaaattcattaatttattttttttatttattcattaatatttattaaaaattttgacagctgtcatttttttaaatgtcatatttttcaattttttttttggtttaattcatttatttatatttaaaaaaaatactaaatttttcacatcttaaaaatttttaattaaattttttaaataaatctggtttaaaattaaaatttttctttaaaaagttcatttttttcaatattttccaattcatttaaaaacactggttaaaaatctcattaaaaatttctaaaaacaaaaaattaccaatctaaattattatttttggctaCTTTAAATGGAATACTATTTTCTGAGTAAAATTGGCTAAACCACGTTCGATAAGCCTTCACTTGACGATCTTCCTTTATCAGAATCGGATTATCGACGAATTTCTTGCTGTTCCAAACCATAATGTCACGTTCAAACTACAAacggatcaaaaaattaaaatttttaatttttctcgaattaatttgaattttctcacCTGAATACATTCGCCAAGCAAGATAAATTTCGCAAATGGAGCCAAATACCACGGCGAATAAAAGCGATGAACGACTTTTTGCACCAATGGCTCGACTGGCGTCACGGTTTGAAGACACACG is part of the Culicoides brevitarsis isolate CSIRO-B50_1 chromosome 3, AGI_CSIRO_Cbre_v1, whole genome shotgun sequence genome and harbors:
- the LOC134833207 gene encoding COP9 signalosome complex subunit 2 — encoded protein: MSDIDEDFMCDDEEDYGLEYSEESNSEPDVDLENQYYNSKALKEDDPKAALISFQKVLDLENNEKGEWGFKALKQMIKINFKLLNYKEMMIRYKQLLTYIKSAVTRNHSEKSINSILDYISTSKNMELLQDFYETTLDALKDAKNDRLWFKTNTKLGKLYYDRNEFGKLQKILKQLHQSCQTDDGEDDLKKGTQLLEIYALEIQMYTQQKNNKKLKALYEQSLHIKSAIPHPLIMGVIRECGGKMHLREGEFEKAHTDFFEAFKNYDESGSPRRTTCLKYLVLANMLMKSGINPFDSQEAKPYKNDPEILAMTNLVVSYQNNDIIEFESILRNNRNNIMADTFIREHIEDLLKNIRTQVLIKLIRPYTRIAIPFISNELNIEPAEVESLLVSCILDNTIQGRIDQVGQVLEIEKETRCAAMHDAIDKWSNQLNSVQLAIVNKMG